In the genome of Capricornis sumatraensis isolate serow.1 chromosome 4, serow.2, whole genome shotgun sequence, the window GGGCGCAGCTGGTGAACTTGCCAAGGAGAAAGTGGCTCCAGGGCTGTGACCCCAGAGGCAGCTCAGCCCTGCGCGCTGGGTCCTCAGCAGCCCCCGTGCACAGCAAGCCCGCCTCCAGACTTGCAGCGACTGAGCGTCGTTTTCTGTAACCATCGCTCAATTCAAGGCACCATGCACGTCCCTCTGTGCACAAGGATCCTGACCTAAGAGGTGCCAGCTGCTAGGACAGGCCGAGCCGGGCGGCCGGGACACACTCGGGGTCGGGACATCCACAGGAGAGACTGCAGCGGGGACAAGAGCCATGCACCTTGCTTCGTGACCAACAGTATCTCACCTGGTCTAGAAAATTTGACACCAAAACCTGCGTGAACTTTATCAAAAGAGAGGATTACTGAGTTAACATAAGCAGGACAGTGGTAGGTAAGGTGAAGTGTTCTAAGAGATAGTGGGGTTATTTGGTGCTTCAGAGCTGCTTTTACAACACCTTTAACTGCTCCTGGAAGACAATCATCCCCCTACTGAGAGAGAACTCCCTGCTGAGCTGTACTGACTATGTGACTGACTCCCTGTGTTCCCACCAAGGTGAACCCTTTAAACTTGGGTGATCTGTTTCCGGACGCTGGACCACACTACCTGCATTTAGACTTTGCACCGCCATGCAGCTGTCGGCCTGAGGCCCAGCCCTCTGGTGCTGCACATTTGACGCTGAACCACGtagctgtttttcttctctggtaaGTTTGAACTCAAGGAATAGAGAAGTGGTTTTGGCAACAAGGACGTGTTAGTACTTTGTTACTCACGTTCGCCTTCTTCCCCAGGACGACATGTTCACAGTTAACATGGGTGTTTCTGTCACCAGTGACCTGCGACTGGGAGCCACACCCAGCATGAACTACACGTGGAGCACAGACCCAGTCCTAGGCGCCGCTCGCCGCTGGGAGCGGACAAGGCTGTGCTGTTTTCTAACCGTAAGTGCTCCCGGGTTCATTCGGTGGGAGGTGACTGCTTTTGTCAGTGTTTCCTTcattggctgcacagggtcttagctgcaacatgtgggataTTCTGTtgccatgtgggctcagtagttgcagaggcttagctccccccaccaccccgcaaCCCCgtgtggggtctcagttccctaacccatgtcccctgcgttacAAGGCAGGTATTAACCActgcaccgccagggaagtcccgattgCTCTGGGTGCGTCTTGTATTCTGTCTCTAGGAAAGGAAACTACCACAGACGCTGAATGTGTAAGTCTGTTCTTGCATCTTTCATGCCTAGAAACCTGTTCTGCCTGAAGCAGCTTCTTAGGCACAGATGAGCTGGGCGTGGGGCTGGAAGGTGCACAGGTAAGATCACTAACAGATAGGCAGTAGCTGCTTCAGCAGTTTAAAATTTTATCGAAATCTTGACTTCTATCAAAGAGAAAAGGGTGCATTTAGTTACCCTGGAGACTGGTTACCATGGGCCTTTAAATCACCTCTATACCTTTTAATTGCCTGTTGTTCCTGACTGGAGTACTTGAGGCCTGGGTTTCCCATTATTTGAGTCCAGAACCTCTTGTGGTGGTTGGTCCTTAAATGGAAAGCCTGCACTTGCTTGGTATGAAGGCTGTTTACAGGGGAATTTCCCACTCTAAGGAGTACAGGGACTCCCCGGTCCTCCTCGGACATGGCAGGCAGTGGCCCTTcgttttggctgcaccatgaggcgggtgggatcttagttcctaatCAGGGATCAGACCGAGGCctcagcagtggaagcacagccttaactactggaccactggTAAGTCCCACACGATTGTAGAAagtaaagttgtttttttaaaaacaagtgtgTTCTTGTTTTCTATCTGAACagttagcttttattttcttttttggctgtgccacaaggcttgtgggatctgttccccaaccagggatcaaacccaggccccggcagtggaagtgcagagtcctaactattggaccaccaggaagtcccaatcTGCTTTTGGGTGATTTTCAGGTGGGGACCTTCCCGGCCAACAGCAGACAAAGGCACAGTGTGGGGATGGATGCAGAAGAAATAGCCACAGGTGCATGTGAACATCTTCGTCCAAGTACGTTAATGCAGCAAGTCAAACAGCCCCGGGCTTTAGAGTGGTGAGGTGACACTCGGTGATCGTCTTGGGCCGTCTTCTCTGAGTCTGGATCAGTGGCCGAAGCTCCGTGTCCGTGGAGGCAGCAGCCACAACGCTGACACCACCTGGCGTCTTCACAGTCGTGCTTTTGCCGAGTGGTCCACTCAGTCCATCTCCTGGAGCGAGAGAGGAGGAGCTGGGGTGGGCCAGGGTCGCTGAGccaggactccacactttcaggCCCACAGTCAGCACCCGAGCGGCTCTACTAAGGTTCTGTTGCAGCCCTGCAGGATCTGGAAGCTGTTAAAAAAGGCTTCTCTCCTTCCACCAGTTCAGCCTGGTTTGACGCCGACTTGGCATCACCCTCCAGTTATAAATGGCTATGTAACTTCACAGCCACACACAGAGAATGCTTGGCTCATCAGGACATAGTAAAAGGGTCAGACACCTGAGCAGTGCTGCTGACACAAAACTCCACTCAGCAGTATCTTCAAGTTTACAGATAAGGCATGTCTACTTCCCTTCCAGCTGGTCTGTGAAAGCAGACTTCTAATACTCTGGTTGGAGGACAAACGTGTGGTTTTTACCCCCTTTCAGCCTCTCACCCAAGgtaaagcatgttttaatttaaactataccagtccatcctaaaagaaatcagccctgagtattcagaaggactgatgctgaaactccagtactttggctacctgatgcgaagagctgactaatttgaaaagaccctgatgctggggaaagactgaaggtgggaggagaagggagtgaccgagggtgagatggctggatggcatcaccgactcaatggatgtgagtctgagtaaactctgggagttggtgatggacagggaggcctggcgtgctgcggtccacggggtcgcagagtcggacacgactgagcgactggactgacaCGCGTTTCTGAACAGGTGGCGCTGGGCgcagaccagggaagcccagctcggGCGCATCGCTTGTGCTTGCCCCTCCCCCAtactcccacctcctgccccagccGCGCTCAAGAGCCTATGGCAGCAGCCGTCTCAGAAACTAGGCTGAGGAGGCTCGAAAGGCGTTCATGGCCACACCATCTTCCTGCATGACTCCCGCAGTGAGGACCCTAGCGCTCAgggagggggcgggtgggggagggagaccAAGGCAGGGCTCGTCCACCACTGGGCCTTACACTTCGGACTAAGTTCCTCACAGAGGCGAGGAGGTTCTGGTTGATGAAGGTCACCGTTGTGCGGAAGACGTCTCGGAGCAAGGCTGGCGAGTGGTCGGCTATCTTTTTGGCCAAAAGCATAGTGAGCAGGAGCTGGGTCTTCTCGTGGTCCACGTCCGCAGGGCAGGTTCGCATGAGCTGTACCAGCGCGTCCGCCAGGCACTGCCTCCTGTCCTGTGCGTGTGGAAGCGGGGTGTGGTTACCCATCACCTCCCGCTGGGGCAGGTGTGCCCACCCCCAACACCACAGCGGGTCCTCCTGCTCAAAGGCACCTGAGACCATAGTCCCCACCCAGGGCTGAGGCCAGCACATGGGTGCAGGGAGAGGCCTCCGTGGACCCTCGGACCCCAGAGGACCTTCCGAACCAACAGTGAGGCGGGGCGCCAGTGGCCTGGGAGCCACAATGACCGGGAGGCCCCCTAAGTGGACGGCCTTCCTGGGTAGAGGAAGCTGACCCGCTGGGCCCGGCACAAGTGTGTTTCAGGCCCCGTTTTGGGAGGAGTCATACTCGTGATACTAAGGGTGTTGTCCCCCAACTCCCGAGCCTGATTTGAGGTTCAGGTTTTCAGAGGCCCGGTGACAGTTCTTCCGGGAGACAATTCTCTAAGCTGATCCTCCCTCCAGCTTCTGTGGGAGGTCACGCTGGTCTGTCTGCCAGGAGGCAGAGGACAGACCTCAGTGGCCCCACGGTTTCCCCACTCACCTCCTCCGACAGGCTCCTGACACTGAAGCGTGAGGCCAGGCTGGCCACCATCCCTGGGCGGATGCTGCCCTCCAGCCTGTCCCCAATCTGGGCGAGCTGCCGGGCAACTTCGCGGACTGCCTCCTCCTGACGCTCAGAATCTAACATCCAGAGGAGGCAGATTCAGGTGACGCCCGCTCACACCCTCCCCCGGGGCCCCCAAAACTGCTCCACTGCTCTAGTCGCCCTAAGGGGGCGAGCAGCTGTCCAGGAAGCTGCGGTGATCTATCGCCCCAGCGGCTGCCTCTGGGTCTGCTCTCCTAAGGCACAGCAGCCCCCACTCCACACTTCCCTCCTAATGCTCTGAGCTCCCCCCCACCAGAAGAGAAGGTTCCAGGCTCGGGACACAGCGCAGAGCTCAGTGCACGGCGGGCACAGGACAGGTATGCGCACTCAGAGGGGCGGGCGCTGCAtccttcctcctgccccaggcGGGGCCAGTGAGATGCCTGCACCTGGAGACTCGCATGtagtcccctcctccccccagaaCCCCCCACGTGCCCGCCCTCTGCTCAGGGATACGTCACGACCTCTGACCTGGACTGCTTGGTTGACAGGACCATTCAGCCCCAAGGTGCCGCTGCAGCCTGGCCCCCCTCAGGTGTTTGCGCCAGCTGCCGCCACCACCTCCCAGCAGCCCCCTTGGCCTCCCCATCCAGCTGAGTGAACACGGCCAGGCCTGTCCTGCGCTTTACTGCCAAACATCATCAGGCTCCTGACCCACAGGCCAGTTTCCTACCTGAGGGCCCCGCCCTGTGCCTCCAGCCAGGCGCTGAAGTCTAAGAGTGGGGTGGTGAGAGGGGGGACCCCAGGGACAGCAGTTTTGACAGCAaagcccctcctgcccccataCCTTCCTACTCTGTCCCCAAGGGGGCCCTGGCTGGTGGGGACCTCCTAAGAGGTGgctccaggccaggcctcccaggAACAGACTAACTCACAACTTGAAAAGGCTCCCTGGGGAGTTCCCAAGGGGCTCCCGGTGGCCTCCGTGGAGGCAGCACCATGGTA includes:
- the BID gene encoding BH3-interacting domain death agonist, whose protein sequence is MDLKVSNGPGLGDERTTSLLLLGFLQSCPNSCFQRELEALGHEFSGRLFHDDELQTDGNRSSYFSVAAETDSERQEEAVREVARQLAQIGDRLEGSIRPGMVASLASRFSVRSLSEEDRRQCLADALVQLMRTCPADVDHEKTQLLLTMLLAKKIADHSPALLRDVFRTTVTFINQNLLASVRNLVRSEMD